A single genomic interval of Trueperaceae bacterium harbors:
- a CDS encoding non-canonical purine NTP pyrophosphatase — MSAALVLATGNPGKVQELRAALAGGATTVHALADLAPDAPPPPPEDAPDYAGNAAIKARHAAAHTGLPALADDAGLEVDALGGRPGVRSARYGGPGLDDAGRVARLLHELDGVPDAERGARFVAVLALATPDGTVHATFDGRCEGRILHAPEGDAGFGYDPVFFAHDLGRGFGVAAPADKRRVSHRARALAAFTAWWDGPEGRALRAAPSVTHP; from the coding sequence GTGAGCGCCGCCCTCGTCCTCGCCACCGGCAACCCCGGCAAGGTCCAGGAACTCCGCGCGGCGCTCGCCGGCGGGGCGACGACCGTGCACGCCCTCGCCGACCTCGCGCCGGACGCGCCGCCCCCACCCCCCGAGGACGCCCCCGACTACGCCGGCAACGCCGCGATCAAGGCCCGGCACGCCGCGGCGCACACCGGCCTTCCCGCCCTCGCCGACGACGCCGGCCTCGAGGTCGACGCGTTGGGCGGCCGGCCCGGCGTCCGGTCGGCGCGCTACGGCGGCCCCGGCCTCGACGACGCCGGCCGCGTCGCCCGTCTCCTGCACGAGCTCGACGGCGTCCCCGACGCGGAGCGCGGCGCGCGCTTCGTCGCCGTCCTCGCCCTCGCCACCCCCGACGGCACCGTGCACGCCACCTTCGACGGGCGCTGCGAGGGCCGCATCCTGCACGCCCCCGAGGGGGACGCCGGTTTCGGCTACGACCCGGTCTTCTTCGCGCACGATCTCGGACGGGGGTTCGGGGTCGCCGCCCCCGCCGACAAACGCCGCGTCAGCCACCGCGCCCGCGCCCTCGCCGCCTTCACCGCCTGGTGGGACGGCCCGGAGGGCCGCGCGCTGCGCGCGGCCCCCTCCGTCACGCACCCCTGA
- a CDS encoding thioredoxin family protein, translating to MPLLTDDVKEQVIPMLADLEQEVELKVLTGGDVVIPGQDATGYQDETLELLHELAELNDKIHVVEAALADDAEAQEAGITRAPTTLFRRKGETRTNLRFTGLPSGYEFTTLLETIRMLGGPAEEREDKVGDLDAPLTLQTFVTPTCPYCPQAVLTIFDLAMSNESIIAEGVEANEYPVLSRTYKISSVPDTIIGERNDARLLGAQPKKQFVEAIQAATQVPA from the coding sequence ATGCCGCTACTCACCGACGACGTCAAGGAACAGGTCATTCCGATGCTGGCCGACCTCGAGCAGGAGGTCGAACTGAAGGTCCTGACCGGCGGGGACGTCGTGATCCCCGGACAGGACGCCACGGGCTACCAGGACGAGACCCTCGAACTGCTGCACGAACTCGCCGAGCTCAACGACAAGATCCACGTCGTCGAGGCCGCCCTCGCCGACGACGCGGAGGCCCAGGAGGCCGGCATCACCCGCGCCCCGACGACGCTGTTCCGCCGCAAGGGCGAGACCCGCACGAACCTCCGCTTCACCGGCCTCCCGAGCGGGTACGAGTTCACCACCCTCCTCGAGACCATCCGGATGCTGGGCGGCCCCGCCGAGGAGCGCGAGGACAAGGTCGGCGACCTCGACGCGCCGTTGACGCTGCAGACGTTCGTCACGCCCACCTGCCCGTACTGCCCGCAGGCGGTCCTCACGATCTTCGATCTCGCCATGAGCAACGAGTCGATCATCGCCGAGGGCGTCGAAGCGAACGAGTACCCGGTGCTGAGCCGCACCTACAAGATCAGCAGCGTGCCCGACACCATCATCGGCGAACGCAACGACGCGCGCCTCCTCGGGGCGCAACCCAAGAAGCAGTTCGTCGAAGCGATCCAGGCGGCCACCCAGGTCCCCGCCTGA
- the rph gene encoding ribonuclease PH, with translation MRDGRDPDALRPLALDVGRHRWAEGSADLTWGDTHVRATVTLDPGLPPHLRGTKSRSGWLTAEYALLPRATETRRGRERLYAGGRSQEIQRLLGRALRAAWDLTAFPKTTLIVDVDVLQADGGTRCAGVVAGFAALHDLADRGVRDGRLSEWPLRHEVGAVSVGLLDGAMVTDLDYREDDAADLDLNVVATADGRLIEVQGGSERGPLDPERYVALVGRGVAAVPRVLDAIRPALAGGGVR, from the coding sequence ATGCGCGACGGTCGCGACCCCGACGCCCTCCGCCCCCTCGCCCTCGACGTCGGCCGGCACCGCTGGGCGGAGGGCTCCGCCGACCTCACCTGGGGCGACACGCACGTCCGCGCCACCGTCACCCTCGACCCCGGCCTCCCCCCGCACCTCCGCGGCACGAAGTCGCGCAGCGGCTGGCTCACCGCGGAGTACGCGCTGCTGCCCCGCGCCACCGAGACGCGCCGCGGACGCGAACGCCTCTACGCCGGCGGGCGCAGCCAGGAGATCCAACGGCTCCTGGGGCGCGCCCTGCGGGCCGCCTGGGACCTGACGGCGTTCCCCAAGACGACGTTGATCGTCGACGTCGACGTCCTGCAGGCGGACGGCGGGACGCGCTGCGCCGGCGTCGTCGCCGGCTTCGCCGCCCTGCACGACCTCGCCGACCGCGGCGTCCGCGACGGCCGCCTGAGCGAATGGCCGCTCCGCCACGAGGTCGGCGCCGTCAGCGTCGGCCTCCTGGACGGCGCGATGGTCACCGACCTCGACTACCGCGAGGACGACGCCGCCGACCTCGACCTGAACGTCGTCGCCACCGCCGACGGACGCCTCATCGAGGTGCAGGGCGGCAGCGAACGCGGCCCCCTCGACCCCGAACGCTACGTCGCCCTCGTGGGGCGCGGCGTCGCCGCGGTCCCCCGCGTCCTCGACGCCATCCGGCCCGCCCTCGCGGGCGGAGGGGTCCGGTGA